One genomic segment of Hemibagrus wyckioides isolate EC202008001 linkage group LG08, SWU_Hwy_1.0, whole genome shotgun sequence includes these proteins:
- the slitrk4 gene encoding SLIT and NTRK-like protein 4 isoform X2, with product MLLLVLLAFSVSSAFSDSDTELSAETCSACSCMSIENVLYVNCEKITVYRPTQLLPPQSSLYHLNFQKNLLYILYPNTFLNFTHAVSLQLGNNKLQNIEGGAFMGLSALKQLHLNNNELKELRADTFRGIENLEYLQADYNLIKYIEKGAFNKLHKLKVVILNDNLIQSLPENIFRFASLTHLDIRGNRIQKLPYLGVLEHIGRIVELQLDDNPWNCTCDLLPLKAWLENMPYNIFIGEAICETPSDLYGRLLKETNKQELCPLGVGSDFDVRMPPSQPDIGHTISNIAPSTIAPSVTKAPKTTNPSKIYGNGIVAGIPVGKNGQIVSYQTRVPPLSCPQPCVCKAHPSDFGISVSCQERNIQSLADLTPKPPNSKKLHLSGNYIRNISPTDFQGFEGLDLLHLGSNQISTVQKGVFGNLTNLRRLYLNGNQLEQLHPEMFLGLSNLQYLYLEYNAIKEVLAGTFDSMPNLQLLYLNNNVLRSLPAYIFAGVPLARLNLKNNHFMTLPVSGVLDQLKSLTQIDLEGNPWECSCDLVALKLWLEKLNEGVAAKEVRCASPVQFANIELRELKNEILCPKLIARPPFILTSATPLATSMSPAGVGKAPPGGPVPLSIMILSILVVLILTVFVAFCLLVFVLRRNKKPAGRQEGLGNQECGSMQLQLRRHNHKCNKNDDLGGETFIPQTIEHMSKAHTCGMRDSDAGFKFADSQRPKMFLRNSADSDKDSLTLDPRKRLSTIDELDEFLPGRESSLFLHNYLDNKKDFNSIGYF from the exons ATGCTGCTGCTTGTTCTGTTGGCCTTTTCCGTATCGAGTGCATTTTCTGACTCGGATACTGAACTCTCAGCCGAGACCTGCAGTGCCTGCTCTTGCATGTCCATTGAGAACGTCCTCTATGTGAACTGTGAGAAAATAACTGTGTACAGGCCAACACAGCTGCTCCCTCCACAATCCAGCCTCTACCATCTGAATTTCCAGAAAAACCTTTTGTACATTCTTTACCCCAACACTTTTCTGAATTTCACGCACGCAGTCTCTCTCCAGCTGGGGAACAACAAGCTGCAGAACATCGAGGGAGGGGCCTTCATGGGACTCAGTGCATTAAAACAGTTGCACTTAAATAACAATGAATTAAAAGAGCTCAGAGCTGACACTTTCCGGGGGATTGAAAACTTGGAATACCTCCAGGCCGACTACAATTTAATCAAGTATATTGAGAAGGGAGCCTTCAACAAATTACATAAGCTAAAGGTTGTAATTCTAAATGACAATCTTATACAGAGCCTGCCTGAGAACATATTCCGCTTTGCCTCCCTCACACACTTGGATATACGAGGAAACAGGATACAGAAGCTCCCCTACCTTGGAGTTTTGGAGCATATTGGAAGGATAGTGGAATTGCAATTGGATGACAACCCATGGAACTGCACCTGTGATTTGTTACCTCTGAAAGCTTGGTTGGAGAATATGCCCTATAACATTTTCATTGGAGAGGCTATATGTGAGACTCCCAGCGACTTATATGGCCGACTTTTGAAAGAGACCAATAAACAAGAGCTATGCCCTCTGGGAGTTGGAAGTGACTTTGATGTGAGGATGCCCCCTTCCCAGCCAGATATTGGACACACCATATCTAACATTGCACCATCTACAATAGCACCCTCAGTTACCAAAGCACCGAAAACTACAAACCCCTCCAAAATCTATGGGAATGGTATTGTTGCTGGTATTCCAGTGGGTAAAAATGGCCAAATTGTGTCCTACCAAACCCGAGTCCCTCCCCTCTCCTGTCCTCAACCCTGCGTTTGCAAAGCTCATCCATCCGATTTCGGCATTAGTGTGAGTTGTCAGGAAAGAAATATCCAGAGCCTAGCTGATCTTACACCAAAACCTCCAAATTCCAAGAAATTGCACCTCAGTGGTAATTACATTAGAAATATCAGCCCCACGGACTTCCAAGGGTTTGAAGGATTAGATCTCTTACACCTGGGCAGTAATCAAATATCCACTGTTCAAAAAGGTGTGTTTGGAAATCTGACCAACCTGCGCAGGCTATACCTTAATGGAAATCAGCTCGAGCAGCTTCACCCGGAAATGTTCCTCGGCCTCAGTAACCTCCAGTATTTGTATTTGGAATACAACGCTATAAAGGAGGTGTTAGCAGGGACATTTGACTCCATGCCAAATTTGCAGCTCTTGTATCTAAACAACAATGTGCTCCGAAGCCTCCCTGCTTACATTTTTGCTGGTGTGCCTCTTGCTCGGTTGAATCTAAAGAACAATCACTTCATGACTTTGCCTGTGAGTGGCGTGCTGGACCAGCTCAAATCCCTCACTCAGATAGATCTGGAAGGCAATCCCTGGGAATGCTCATGTGATTTAGTGGCTTTGAAACTGTGGTTGGAGAAGCTGAATGAGGGGGTGGCTGCCAAGGAGGTCAGATGTGCATCCCCAGTGCAGTTTGCAAACATTGAGCTGAGGGAGCTGAAAAACGAGATCCTGTGTCCTAAGCTCATAGCCAGGCCTCCTTTTATCCTGACTAGCGCAACCCCCCTGGCCACGTCAATGTCACCTGCTGGAGTCGGCAAGGCACCTCCTGGTGGGCCGGTGCCTCTGTCAATCATGATTTTAAGTATCCTGGTGGTCTTGATTCTCACAGTGTTTGTTGCTTTCTGCCTGTTAGTCTTCGTGCTTAGACGAAACAAAAAGCCTGCTGGGAGGCAGGAGGGACTTGGCAACCAGGAGTGCGGCTCCATGCAGCTCCAGCTGAGGAGGCACAACCACAAATGCAACAAAAACGATGACCTGGGCGGGGAGACCTTTATCCCGCAGACCATAGAGCACATGAGCAAAGCCCACACTTGTGGAATGAGAGACTCAGATGCCGGCTTCAAGTTTGCCGACTCCCAGAGACCGAAAATGTTCTTACGCAACAGCGCAGACAGCGACAAGGACTCTCTAACGCTGGACCCCAGGAAACGATTAAGTACCATTGATGAGCTGGATGAGTTCCTACCTGGAAGAGAGTCCAGCCTGTTCCTCCACAACTACTTGGACAACAAAAAGGATTTCAACAGTATAGGG TATTTTTAG
- the slitrk4 gene encoding SLIT and NTRK-like protein 4 isoform X1 — protein MLLLVLLAFSVSSAFSDSDTELSAETCSACSCMSIENVLYVNCEKITVYRPTQLLPPQSSLYHLNFQKNLLYILYPNTFLNFTHAVSLQLGNNKLQNIEGGAFMGLSALKQLHLNNNELKELRADTFRGIENLEYLQADYNLIKYIEKGAFNKLHKLKVVILNDNLIQSLPENIFRFASLTHLDIRGNRIQKLPYLGVLEHIGRIVELQLDDNPWNCTCDLLPLKAWLENMPYNIFIGEAICETPSDLYGRLLKETNKQELCPLGVGSDFDVRMPPSQPDIGHTISNIAPSTIAPSVTKAPKTTNPSKIYGNGIVAGIPVGKNGQIVSYQTRVPPLSCPQPCVCKAHPSDFGISVSCQERNIQSLADLTPKPPNSKKLHLSGNYIRNISPTDFQGFEGLDLLHLGSNQISTVQKGVFGNLTNLRRLYLNGNQLEQLHPEMFLGLSNLQYLYLEYNAIKEVLAGTFDSMPNLQLLYLNNNVLRSLPAYIFAGVPLARLNLKNNHFMTLPVSGVLDQLKSLTQIDLEGNPWECSCDLVALKLWLEKLNEGVAAKEVRCASPVQFANIELRELKNEILCPKLIARPPFILTSATPLATSMSPAGVGKAPPGGPVPLSIMILSILVVLILTVFVAFCLLVFVLRRNKKPAGRQEGLGNQECGSMQLQLRRHNHKCNKNDDLGGETFIPQTIEHMSKAHTCGMRDSDAGFKFADSQRPKMFLRNSADSDKDSLTLDPRKRLSTIDELDEFLPGRESSLFLHNYLDNKKDFNSIGVSGFEIRYPEKPHDKKTKKSLIGGNHSKIVVEQRKSEYYELKAKLQGTPDYLQVLEEQTALSKF, from the coding sequence ATGCTGCTGCTTGTTCTGTTGGCCTTTTCCGTATCGAGTGCATTTTCTGACTCGGATACTGAACTCTCAGCCGAGACCTGCAGTGCCTGCTCTTGCATGTCCATTGAGAACGTCCTCTATGTGAACTGTGAGAAAATAACTGTGTACAGGCCAACACAGCTGCTCCCTCCACAATCCAGCCTCTACCATCTGAATTTCCAGAAAAACCTTTTGTACATTCTTTACCCCAACACTTTTCTGAATTTCACGCACGCAGTCTCTCTCCAGCTGGGGAACAACAAGCTGCAGAACATCGAGGGAGGGGCCTTCATGGGACTCAGTGCATTAAAACAGTTGCACTTAAATAACAATGAATTAAAAGAGCTCAGAGCTGACACTTTCCGGGGGATTGAAAACTTGGAATACCTCCAGGCCGACTACAATTTAATCAAGTATATTGAGAAGGGAGCCTTCAACAAATTACATAAGCTAAAGGTTGTAATTCTAAATGACAATCTTATACAGAGCCTGCCTGAGAACATATTCCGCTTTGCCTCCCTCACACACTTGGATATACGAGGAAACAGGATACAGAAGCTCCCCTACCTTGGAGTTTTGGAGCATATTGGAAGGATAGTGGAATTGCAATTGGATGACAACCCATGGAACTGCACCTGTGATTTGTTACCTCTGAAAGCTTGGTTGGAGAATATGCCCTATAACATTTTCATTGGAGAGGCTATATGTGAGACTCCCAGCGACTTATATGGCCGACTTTTGAAAGAGACCAATAAACAAGAGCTATGCCCTCTGGGAGTTGGAAGTGACTTTGATGTGAGGATGCCCCCTTCCCAGCCAGATATTGGACACACCATATCTAACATTGCACCATCTACAATAGCACCCTCAGTTACCAAAGCACCGAAAACTACAAACCCCTCCAAAATCTATGGGAATGGTATTGTTGCTGGTATTCCAGTGGGTAAAAATGGCCAAATTGTGTCCTACCAAACCCGAGTCCCTCCCCTCTCCTGTCCTCAACCCTGCGTTTGCAAAGCTCATCCATCCGATTTCGGCATTAGTGTGAGTTGTCAGGAAAGAAATATCCAGAGCCTAGCTGATCTTACACCAAAACCTCCAAATTCCAAGAAATTGCACCTCAGTGGTAATTACATTAGAAATATCAGCCCCACGGACTTCCAAGGGTTTGAAGGATTAGATCTCTTACACCTGGGCAGTAATCAAATATCCACTGTTCAAAAAGGTGTGTTTGGAAATCTGACCAACCTGCGCAGGCTATACCTTAATGGAAATCAGCTCGAGCAGCTTCACCCGGAAATGTTCCTCGGCCTCAGTAACCTCCAGTATTTGTATTTGGAATACAACGCTATAAAGGAGGTGTTAGCAGGGACATTTGACTCCATGCCAAATTTGCAGCTCTTGTATCTAAACAACAATGTGCTCCGAAGCCTCCCTGCTTACATTTTTGCTGGTGTGCCTCTTGCTCGGTTGAATCTAAAGAACAATCACTTCATGACTTTGCCTGTGAGTGGCGTGCTGGACCAGCTCAAATCCCTCACTCAGATAGATCTGGAAGGCAATCCCTGGGAATGCTCATGTGATTTAGTGGCTTTGAAACTGTGGTTGGAGAAGCTGAATGAGGGGGTGGCTGCCAAGGAGGTCAGATGTGCATCCCCAGTGCAGTTTGCAAACATTGAGCTGAGGGAGCTGAAAAACGAGATCCTGTGTCCTAAGCTCATAGCCAGGCCTCCTTTTATCCTGACTAGCGCAACCCCCCTGGCCACGTCAATGTCACCTGCTGGAGTCGGCAAGGCACCTCCTGGTGGGCCGGTGCCTCTGTCAATCATGATTTTAAGTATCCTGGTGGTCTTGATTCTCACAGTGTTTGTTGCTTTCTGCCTGTTAGTCTTCGTGCTTAGACGAAACAAAAAGCCTGCTGGGAGGCAGGAGGGACTTGGCAACCAGGAGTGCGGCTCCATGCAGCTCCAGCTGAGGAGGCACAACCACAAATGCAACAAAAACGATGACCTGGGCGGGGAGACCTTTATCCCGCAGACCATAGAGCACATGAGCAAAGCCCACACTTGTGGAATGAGAGACTCAGATGCCGGCTTCAAGTTTGCCGACTCCCAGAGACCGAAAATGTTCTTACGCAACAGCGCAGACAGCGACAAGGACTCTCTAACGCTGGACCCCAGGAAACGATTAAGTACCATTGATGAGCTGGATGAGTTCCTACCTGGAAGAGAGTCCAGCCTGTTCCTCCACAACTACTTGGACAACAAAAAGGATTTCAACAGTATAGGGGTGAGTGGTTTTGAGATCCGTTACCCCGAGAAACcacatgacaaaaaaacaaaaaagtcattGATAGGGGGTAACCACAGTAAGATAGTTGTTGAGCAGCGCAAAAGTGAATATTATGAACTAAAAGCAAAACTCCAAGGGACCCCTGACTATCTTCAAGTACTAGAGGAACAGACAGCCCTCAGTAAATTTTAG